TAAGCTTTATTTTATTTATCTTTACAAATGCATAACTGGGGGGATTGTATGAGAATGCCACCAATGAAATTTTTAACAATAATCTTGGTTAGTGTCCTGATGGGAGGATGCCTCGGCGGTGGAAATTTCGTATACTCAAAGGGTAAAGTCCTTAAGCCGGGTTCCGAGATCATGTATCCCTTTAAGGGCCCTGCCACTCTGGAAATAGGAGTCTCAGGAAACAGACCGTTCACCTTACTCGTGGTCTCTTCGGACGGCTCGAAAGAACTCTTCAAGCGAACAAATGTAACTGAGGTCAAGGAGACGGTAAAGCTTCCGGAGGGTTCCTGGAAGGTCATCATCAGGAACGAGGGGGAGGATTACTTAAGTCTTGACATAAGCCTCAGAGGGAAGTGACTAGACAAAGTAGTTGATTCAAGCTCATAGATGTGTTTGGATAGGGTCTCTTCACGTTCACCCCTGAGAGGGGTGAGGGCAGAGGAGTCCGATGAGGCCAAAACCCAAAAACCAAAGGAGGTGATAGAGAGTGTTTAAGAAGCTGAATAAAAGAGCTAAATCCAGTTGAGCCAATGTGCATATTTTTTGACAATTGTAGCTTCGACATTTGCACTGTGGAGTGTGCCTTTGGAGAAACTTGTGCACCAGGCCAATGATGTCAGTTGGATTGGGTGGAGATCCTAGCTGTCAGGTAATTGATATATGATACATTTTATTTTTTCTTTTTAAATCTTAGATCTCAATATTGAAGAGTGTAATCCGCGGTGCTAGAAGTGAGGGGCAAGAACATAGGCTCGTACAAAATGATGCTCGCTTTAATTTCTCTGTTCCCTGCCATAGCGGTCGAGATAGACGTTTACAGATTTACCGCCCACTGCCCGGATATTTCAGCTGGAGAGCTCGGCCATCTGATAACTGTCGACCTGCTCGTCAAATGGCTTCCAAATTTAATCAAGTTCCTCCTTGGTTTCCCTAATCTTAACCCTGCTCCTCTCGCGCTTCGGCTCGGACTTCGAGCGGGGCAACGTTTTGCTCCTTCTCTCAAAGCCCTTCACGAGGAGGCGCTACTTCCTCGGCTGGGTTCTTGAGGGGTTGAAGCTTGCCCTGGTTTTCTCCCTTGGAATTGCACTCTCGGGAGCGCTCGCGATGCTGGCTCACGGTTTCGCGGTTAAGAACTATTTCATCGGCTCCCTTGCCCTTTCGCTCTCGCTGATTGGCGTCCTTGGAATCGTCCTGCCCCTAATCCCCCTCGTGACTTCCCGCGATTCCGGAGTCTTCCTCGGGCTGGCCCTCCTGAGGTTCGGGAGAATGGATCTGAGGCGATGGTGATGTTGAGGGTTGAGAGTCTCGTCAAGGTTTATAAGGAAGTTATGGCGTTGGACGGCCTTAACCTGGAGGTTAAGCCGGGTCAGGTTTATGGCTTCCTTGGACCCAACGGTGCTGGTAAGAGCACTACAATACTAAGCACCCTCGGCCTAATCTTTCCCCAGGAGGTTAGGATTGGATTGTTTGGCGAGGAAGTCTTCCAAAATGGAAAGTTCAATGAGGACAGGCTTGTCGAGGCCAAAAAACGCATAGGTGAACTCCTTGACCTTGTTGGTTTGAAGGACGCTCGGAACATAAAGGCGGGCAAGTTCTCGAAGGACATGCGTCAGAGGCTTCTTTTAGCGCAGGCTCTCATCAACGACCCGGAATTGTTAATCCTTGATGAACCCATGACCGGTCTTGACCCGACGGGTATTGCCAGGTTCAAGGATATTATTAGAGAGCAAAGGAAGGCTGGTAAAACAGTATTCTTCTCCAGTCATATTTTAGCTCACGTTGAGGAGGTTTGCGACACTGTTGGGGTTATTGTGAAGGGCAAACTCCGCGTTGAGGATAGTATCGATAACATCAAGGGGAAATTCCTCCGGAAGGCTGGGTACACGATAATCATCGAAACCAACAGGCCTGTGGACTGGAGTTCAGTGGAGTGTGACTCCACTCGGTGAGAACAAATACCGCGTCGTTGCTTCACAGGGCGCGAAAATCCTGACCATGCAGGTGAAAGAACAAGCTTGGAAGAAATCTTCCTCAAAATGGTGGGATGAAACCCCTTTCTTATGTATACTCCTTGATGTTTTGTCAGAGGAATAAAAGAGCAAGAGGTTCAGATGGCTATCATCGTCGAGGTCATCTGTATCTCGGACATCTTCCTTATCTTCTCCGTGATGAACTGGTCAAGGTCCTTGAGCGTGTCGGTCTCGACCTTTACGACGAGATCGTATTCGCCATAGACCACGTAAGCCTCCTTAACCTCCGGCATGGCCAGAAGCTTCTCCATAACTTCCCTTTCCTTTCCAGCGGCCGTCACCATCAAAATAAAAGCCGTCACCATGGCTATCACCAAAAGTATTTTATCGGCGGAGTATTTAAGCTTATCGAGGCCTATGTTCGACCACTTGATAAGCAAAGCTCAACTGGGGCGGTTTTACTCTCACCTGAAATCGCTTGGATTGGACGAAATAGGGCCCTACGCCAAGGGCACGACTAGCTTAATCTTCAGGGCGAGGTTGGATGAAAAAAACGTCATTATAAAGCTTCAACGATCAGATTCCCCGAGGCAGAACTTTATGCGCGAGGCGGAAATCATCCGTGCGATGGAGCCCTTTTCGGTTACCCCACCGCTGATAGCCTATGGCGTCTTTGAGGGCCTTGAGTACCTCATCCGGGAGTTCGCTGAGGGAGAGATAATATTCTATGCGGAGCTTGAAAAACGGCATATCTTCGAGATAGTCGAGAAAACCGCCCTCCTCGACGGGATGGGCCTCGACCACGGCCAGATCCAGGGGGGTAAGCACATAATAATCGACGAGCGCGTTTATCTCATAGACTTCGAGAAGGCCGGCTGGAGGAAGCCGAGGAACCTCACCTCTGCCATGGCGATGATATTTCTCAACGATAATTACATCTCGCACCGCGTCAGGGAGAAGTTCGGTATCGATAGGGAATTTCTGGACGAGATGAGGAACGAAGTTAGAGCTTACAAAAGAACGGGAAGGCTTTCAGGCCTTCTGCGCCTTCTCTCTCGCCTTTAACCTGTCAGAGTACAGTGCCAGGAGCGGCACGACAACCGCCATGGAGATCAGTCCGATCCTGGGGTCCCAGAGGTAGTTAAAGGCTATTATCACGATCACAGCTATACCGGTCATCAGGAACAGGTCCCTGTCGTAGAGCCTCGACTTTGCGAGTATGTTCTGTTCTCTGGCTGTGTAAGCCAGGTACAGGGGTATACCCAGGGATGCGAAGACTATGCCAAGGTATGTCCTGGAGATCATCGAGATGGCAATCCCGACGGCGAGTATTATGCCGATCGCGCTTCCGGTTTTCATGCTCCCACCTGCCCCTTCACTATCGTTCTCCGTCTTTTAAACCTTCCCCGTGCCCACTGTGGTGCCCTGAGGTTAAGCTTATATACTTCTGGGTTCATTATAGAACGGTGATAGCGTTATGAGCAGTATCGAATGGAACCACGAGACCTTTTCTAAGTTCGCCTACTTGGACGACCCTAGGATAAGGGGAAACCTGGTTGCCTACACCCTCACCAAGGCTAACATGAAGGAAGACAGATACGAGAGCATCGTCGTTGTTGAGAATCTGGAAACCGGGGCGAGGCGCTTCATCGAGAACGCCTCCATGCCAAGGATTTCGTCCGACGGCAAAAAGCTCGCCTTCATGCGCCCCAACGAGGAGAAGAAGGAGAGCGAGATATGGGTCGCTGACGTTCAGACCCTGAGCGCAAAGAAGGTTTTGAGCGCTAAAAACGTCCGCTCGATTCAGTGGAACGACGACTCCCGGAGGCTCCTGGTTGTGGGGTTCAAGAGGAGGGACGACGAGGACTTCGTCTTCGACGACGACGTTCCCACCTGGTTTGATGGCATGGGCTTCTTCGACGGCGAGAAAACGACCTTCTGGGTTCTCGACACTGAGAGTGAGGAGGTAATAGATCGGTTTGAGAAGCCGAGGTTTTCGAGCGGAATCTGGCACGGCGATTCCATAGCGGTCAACGTTCCCCACCGCGATGGGAGCAAGCCAGCACTCTTCAAGTTCTACGACATCTACCTCTGGCGGGACGGCGAGGAGGAGAAGCTCTTCGAGGGGGTTTCCTTTGAAGCCGTGGATTCCGACGGGAAAGTCATCCTCCTGAGGGGTAAGAGGGAGAAGAAGTACCTCAGCGAGCACGAGTGGCTCTACATCTGGGACGGAGAGCTCAAGCCGGTCTACGAGGGCCTGCTCGACGTTTACGGCGCGAAGCTCGATGGGGGAAGGGTCTACTTCCTGACGCCGGACGCGGGCAGGGTGAACCTCTGGCTCTGGGATGGGGAGGCCGAGAGAATCGTTGCCGGTGACCACTGGGTATACGGCTTCGATGTCCACGGTGGCAGGGCGGTTCTGCTGATAACGACCGCGACGAGGGTTGCCGAGCTCTACCTCTACGACGGCGAGCTGAAGCAGCTCACCGACTACAACGTGCCGATATTCGAGAGGCTCAAGACCTTTGAGCCGAGGCACTTCCGCTTCAAGTCCCTTGACCTTGAGATAGACGGCTGGTACCTCAAACCGAAGCTGAAGGAGGGGGAGAAGGCGCCGGTTATAGTCTTCGTCCACGGCGGGCCGAAGGGTATGTACGGTTACAGGTTCGTTTACGAGATGCAGCTGATGGCGAACAAGGGCTACTACATCGTCTTCGTGAACCCGCGCGGCAGCGATGGCTATACCGAGGACTTTGCCCTCCGCGTGCTGAAGAGAACCGGCTTGGAGGACTTCGGGGACATAACAAACGGCATTGAGGAGTTCTTTAAGCTCGAACCCCAGGCAGACAGGGAGAGGGTTGGAATAACGGGTATAAGCTACGGCGGCTTTATGACCAACTGGGCCCTAACTCAGTCCGACCTCTTCAAGGCCGGCATCAGCGAGAACGGCATAAGCTACTGGCTCACCAGCTACGCCTTCTCTGACATTGGCCTCTGGTACGATGCTGAGGTCATCGGCCCGAACCCGCTGGAGAACGAGAACTACCGGAAGCTCAGCCCGCTCTTCTACGCCGACAGGGTTAAAGCGCCGATCCTGCTCATCCACAGCCTTGAGGACTACCGTTGTCCACTCGACCAGAGCCTCATGTTCTACAACGTGCTCAGGGACATGGGCAAGGAGGCATACATAGTGATATTCAGGCGCGGCGCCCACGGTCACAGTATCCGCGGGAAGCCAAAGCATCGTGCCAAGCGCTACAGGCTCTTCATCGAGTTCTTCGAGCGCAAACTTAAGAGGTACGAGGAAGGCTTTGATGTGGAGAAGGTGATGAAGGGCGAGAAGAAAGAATGAAGAATATGATCTGGGGTTTTCCCCTGATTTTGGTTTTAGAGGGCGGCCTTTTTCAGGTTCTCTAGGTGTCCCCTGACACTCACTTGGAACTCTTTCAACTCGGGGATGTAAACGTCGTCCCCGTGGATTTCTGCTCCTAGGTACACGATGCCCATCAGCCTGCTGACGCCGAATTTAACCTTGTTGTTTGTTCTCTGCGTTACGTTTCTTATGTACCAGTCCGAGAAGAGCTTTGCTTCCTCGTTTGTTATCATTGGGGGTATGACGGCTGTTCCGGCACTCACACTGGATGGTCTGCTGGAAGACGCGAGTTCCTTGATGTAGCCGGTTGTCATCGCGATCTCCTTGCCAAGGAAGCCGTCGAGCATTCCTCCTTTGGGTTTCATCTTGAATATGTCTGTTATGGGCTGGGCGGCGTATGGAATCGTCGCCAGTATAAGGAGTTCATCGGTTATGGCCTTCCCCTTCTTCCAGAACAGGGAGCCGGTTGTGAAGGTGTAAGTTAGTTGTATTCTCCAGAAGGGCAGTAGGAGTCTTCTTGGAGATCCTACGAGGTTTATCATTGGTTTTCCGCTCTTCGCCAGCAGGATGCTCCTTATCTCTCCCATTATGTCGGTGTACCTTCCGAAATCCTTTGAATCCATGCGGTACCTTTCGGCCAGGGATTTCCTTGCCCTCTCTGAAGCGCTGAAAAACGTCTTTAATCTCGCTAGGGGCTCCATGGGATTCATGGTTGCTGATAATCCCTCTATCAGTTCCTCTATCGCAGCTGTCAACGACAGCTCTTTCTCTATGGCTGGAACCATTGGAACGTACTCCGGGTTCTTTACTGCGGCCTCCTTTGCCCGCTTCAGTGAGTTCCTGCCGCTCTTTATGCGGATGTTGGCGGTCTCTGTATCTCCGTTCATCATGTCCTCTACGGCGGCGTAGATGTGGTACAACCCTTCAAAACGCAATTTGGGGGCTTCTCCGCTTGGAACACCATCGAATGCTTCCGCTATTTTCTTGAAGTTGTTTGAGAGCAGTTCGGGATCTTTTTTTCCTGAGTTTACGAGGTGCACGAAGTTTGAGAAGTAAGCGTACATGTACTGGGCTGCTATGACCTTGTTTACAAATGTTGCGTCTTCATCGACTACGGCCAGAGGTTTGACGCTTTCTATCTTCGCTGCCTCTTCAAAGGCCTCCTTAGGGGAGTCTATATCAACGTTCAAGTGAACATCCCAGTAGGGGAGGAACACTAATGGGGTTGATATCACATGCGCTATTCTGGAGTTCACTTCCAGATGCTTGGAGAGGAGGTCTGGTTTGATCATGGTTATGAATATATTGTGCCTGGAGACGGCGTCAACGGCCGAGCCGGCACTTATGATGTTTGCGGGGACGATGCTCTTCAGCCAGCTCTGTATCTCGAGTTTGAGCTGTTCCATGTACGTCGTTGAGTCTTTGACTCTGTTCGTGTACCCGCAGAATTCACACGTGACGTACTCTTCCCCCTCTTTTGGTTCGGGTAGGGGGGCACCGCAGTGGACACATTTCAGTTCCGACATCTTGGTCCCTCCATTTATCCTCTAGGCATTGCCCTCCAGATCCTCTCAATCTCATCCCAGATTTTCTTTATCTCGTACAGGAGCTCCTGCCTCACTTCCTGCAGCCTCTCCATGGCCATCTCGTAGTACCTTCTGGCCACGGTGTCTGAGGTTATATAAATGGCGGTGTAACATGCCCTGCAGGCCACCACGTAGTCCTCTCCGAGGCTCTCCGGTTTTTCGTCTCCGTACTTTGAGAGGATGTAGGGGGTCACCACTGCTGGCATCTTAATGTAATGAACGTCCTCCCCTTGGATGGTCCTTCCGCAGAACCAGCACTTGGCCACGGTGCCCACTTTGTTGATCTCCTCCGCAACGCCCTCGGCAGAGGTGGCCAGATTTCCTATTTTGAAGTATCCCATCGCCTCGGAGTACAGCTCCACGCTCTTTGATGGGTCGTAAAGGGCCTGGATCTTGGCCCTCAGGAGTTTGGAGTACGCTAGGTATCGGTAGCCCCTTTTCTCGAATGGTTCTCTCATGTTGAAAAACTCTCCAAGCACGGGTTTTTTTGACGAGTTCATCAGGAGCTTCTGGGATATTTTTTCCAGCTGTGCGGCGAACTTCTCCATCTTTCCCTCGTCGCCCTCTTCTATGAGCTGGTTTACTCTGGACAACTTGATCGCTATTGGGAGCTCGGCGACGATTATATCCCCCTCGTTGGCTATCTCGGATGCAGTTATCTCAAATGGAATATTGAAGTTGGTGTTTGGCGGGAGCTTTGCCGCTATCTTGGCCGCCTTCTTCAGGGAGCTCATGTCCCTCGTTGCCACGGAGTGGAATAGATACGCCAGAAGAAGGGCCTCCTCCGCCTTCGGGTTTCCCGCCTTGCTGTAGTGCTCGTACGCTTTTTTGAAATGTTTTGCGGCTTCTTCCCACTTTCGCTGGTTTATTCCCTTTTCATATGCTTTTCTCCACTCGTCTTCGGCTTTTTCCATATCGGATTTGAAGAGTTTGAGCCCCATACTACTCCCTCACAGAAGTTCTTCCAGGAGTTTCTTTCTCTTGGCCTCGTACTCCTCTTGGGTTATCAGGCCCTCTTCATAGAGTTCCTTCAGGAGGGATAGCTTCTCTTTAATGCCTCCTTTTGTAGGGGGCTGAGATTGGGGCTCCTGCTGTGGTGGTTGTGGAGGTTGCTGCGGCTGAGGGTACTGGCCCGGGGGTGCCTGAGGATATCCTCCCCCGAAGAGATATGGTATCGCCACCAGTCCGGCGCCCATGGCCGCCCCCCCTGATTTTCCAAGGGCCCTCATTGATTCGACCACTTTTATTGTTTCAAGAACCCTGGCTTCGTCTCCACTCTGGAGGGCACTCATGAGGGCGACACCGTAGGTGGGGTCCTCGTTTTCGAGCTTCTCCAGGTATGGGAAGGAGACCCCCTGGAACTTTACGTCCAGGAGCTCCAGCCCCTTTTGTTTGAAGCTGTGTAGAGGGTCCCGGCCTTCATCTTCATGGTTATCTCTTCCAGTTTCGTCTGGACTTCCATCACGGAGTACTTTGAGAGCTCCTGGATAATCGCCTCGTTGAAATAGGAGCGTAGGAAAGTAGTGACGTCCTTTGATGTGAAATAAGGCTGGGTTCCCGCCAGTTGCGTGAGGAACAGGACCGGGTCTGATATCCGGAACCAGAAGGTGCCGAAGGTCTGCATCTCAGTCATCCAGGATGCTCTGGGGCTGAGTTTCAGCCGGAGTTTAGTTCCGAACCTACCCATGAACTGTTTGAGTGACACGAAAACTACCCTGGCTTTGAAGGGTGTTTCTCCATATCCAGCCAAGAATTGGAATGCCTTCGTCAGCAGGGGCAGGTTTTGGGTTGTTATAGTGTGTCTTCCGGGTGGGAGGACGTCGTAGACCTTCCCGTCCCTCATAAACACGGCTACTTCAGACTCCTTGACGACCACCATGGAGCCCCAGCGTATATCCTCGTGGGGATAAACCCAGAGAACGTCATCCGGTCCGGCGTTTTTCCACTCTATGACGTTTGTTTTTTGGATCACCATCACCCTCGTCACATAATGCCGTCAAGAAGGGCATCCCTTCTTTTCATTAGGGTTTCGAGCTCGTTAAGCTTCACCCTCAATGTCGAAATTGCAGAACCAAGTCCATCAACGTCTTTTTGGAGTATCGCCGTGCGGACTTCGCCTGTTTTTTCTTTTATTGTTTCTACAATGTCTGTTAGGGAAGCGTCAAATTCCAGAAGCTTATTGAGGTCGTCCTCTTTTACGCTCGTTGTA
This Thermococcus sp. DNA region includes the following protein-coding sequences:
- a CDS encoding SHOCT domain-containing protein; translation: MSALQSGDEARVLETIKVVESMRALGKSGGAAMGAGLVAIPYLFGGGYPQAPPGQYPQPQQPPQPPQQEPQSQPPTKGGIKEKLSLLKELYEEGLITQEEYEAKRKKLLEELL
- a CDS encoding serine/threonine protein kinase, which gives rise to MFDHLISKAQLGRFYSHLKSLGLDEIGPYAKGTTSLIFRARLDEKNVIIKLQRSDSPRQNFMREAEIIRAMEPFSVTPPLIAYGVFEGLEYLIREFAEGEIIFYAELEKRHIFEIVEKTALLDGMGLDHGQIQGGKHIIIDERVYLIDFEKAGWRKPRNLTSAMAMIFLNDNYISHRVREKFGIDREFLDEMRNEVRAYKRTGRLSGLLRLLSRL
- a CDS encoding SPFH domain-containing protein, producing the protein MVIQKTNVIEWKNAGPDDVLWVYPHEDIRWGSMVVVKESEVAVFMRDGKVYDVLPPGRHTITTQNLPLLTKAFQFLAGYGETPFKARVVFVSLKQFMGRFGTKLRLKLSPRASWMTEMQTFGTFWFRISDPVLFLTQLAGTQPYFTSKDVTTFLRSYFNEAIIQELSKYSVMEVQTKLEEITMKMKAGTLYTASNKRGWSSWT
- a CDS encoding S9 family peptidase, with product MSSIEWNHETFSKFAYLDDPRIRGNLVAYTLTKANMKEDRYESIVVVENLETGARRFIENASMPRISSDGKKLAFMRPNEEKKESEIWVADVQTLSAKKVLSAKNVRSIQWNDDSRRLLVVGFKRRDDEDFVFDDDVPTWFDGMGFFDGEKTTFWVLDTESEEVIDRFEKPRFSSGIWHGDSIAVNVPHRDGSKPALFKFYDIYLWRDGEEEKLFEGVSFEAVDSDGKVILLRGKREKKYLSEHEWLYIWDGELKPVYEGLLDVYGAKLDGGRVYFLTPDAGRVNLWLWDGEAERIVAGDHWVYGFDVHGGRAVLLITTATRVAELYLYDGELKQLTDYNVPIFERLKTFEPRHFRFKSLDLEIDGWYLKPKLKEGEKAPVIVFVHGGPKGMYGYRFVYEMQLMANKGYYIVFVNPRGSDGYTEDFALRVLKRTGLEDFGDITNGIEEFFKLEPQADRERVGITGISYGGFMTNWALTQSDLFKAGISENGISYWLTSYAFSDIGLWYDAEVIGPNPLENENYRKLSPLFYADRVKAPILLIHSLEDYRCPLDQSLMFYNVLRDMGKEAYIVIFRRGAHGHSIRGKPKHRAKRYRLFIEFFERKLKRYEEGFDVEKVMKGEKKE
- a CDS encoding Lrp/AsnC ligand binding domain-containing protein, producing the protein MVTAFILMVTAAGKEREVMEKLLAMPEVKEAYVVYGEYDLVVKVETDTLKDLDQFITEKIRKMSEIQMTSTMIAI